The following are from one region of the Hymenobacter radiodurans genome:
- a CDS encoding SusD/RagB family nutrient-binding outer membrane lipoprotein yields the protein MKISKIPVTLALLGVLAGGAGCEKFLDVNTDPINPVDVNIDLLMTTTQTSMGIYLGHNVLGLSQYTSALMQQIINGRVGTYGLTGETFNNSWQGLYISTLSNNEAIIEKGTATNAWTHVGVAQIQKAHVVSQMVDMWGDIPYSEALRGSQTSATNFNAPRFDDDAEIYADLFRLIDEGIANLQRTDASRPLGGDDLIYGGNRDKWIRLGNTLKLKLYNQVRLVQDVRAQVTPLLAQNLITAADDFEFRFSTGSGPENRHPGFQGDYAGSGRENGVNRFFYDLMRTTGGATPDPRIPYYFFNQYTLNTPSAIADYQEGRFITVQFGSNGPQANTNNANVRTLQGLYPIGGRYDNGAGLAAGATGASARGNVPQRFITFFARKFIEAELQLMVLGNQAAARTAFSDAVTASFNKINSIITTTNPQDAAQSYTVPQIPAATITAYVTAALARYDAAVGDEAKLNVIMTEKYIANYGTGTDVYTDYRRTGYPRIPYSDLPAYPGTVQTGAFPVRLTYRNNDLLTNQNAPAQPNVTTDKVFWDR from the coding sequence ATGAAAATATCTAAAATCCCTGTCACCCTGGCGTTGCTTGGGGTGCTGGCAGGTGGGGCTGGATGCGAAAAGTTTTTGGATGTCAACACTGATCCCATCAACCCGGTAGATGTCAACATCGACCTGCTCATGACGACAACTCAGACGTCGATGGGTATTTACCTGGGTCATAATGTACTAGGCCTAAGTCAGTATACTTCCGCTCTTATGCAGCAGATTATTAATGGTCGGGTTGGTACCTATGGCCTTACGGGCGAGACCTTCAATAACTCTTGGCAGGGCTTGTACATCAGCACGCTGTCTAATAATGAGGCTATAATTGAAAAGGGTACCGCTACCAATGCTTGGACGCACGTGGGCGTAGCGCAGATTCAAAAGGCCCATGTAGTTAGCCAAATGGTGGATATGTGGGGTGATATTCCCTACTCTGAAGCGCTACGTGGCTCCCAAACATCAGCGACCAATTTTAATGCCCCCCGCTTCGACGACGACGCGGAAATCTATGCCGACCTGTTCCGTCTAATCGACGAGGGCATCGCCAATCTGCAGCGGACCGATGCTAGTCGGCCCTTGGGCGGCGACGATCTGATTTACGGAGGTAATCGCGACAAGTGGATTCGGCTGGGCAATACGCTGAAGCTGAAGCTCTACAACCAAGTGCGTCTTGTGCAGGACGTTCGAGCGCAGGTTACGCCTTTGCTGGCACAGAACCTGATTACCGCCGCCGACGATTTTGAGTTTCGCTTTAGTACAGGTAGTGGCCCCGAAAACCGCCATCCTGGCTTCCAAGGCGATTATGCGGGCAGTGGCCGGGAGAATGGGGTTAATCGGTTCTTTTATGATCTGATGAGAACTACCGGAGGAGCTACGCCAGATCCGCGGATTCCTTACTACTTCTTCAATCAGTATACGCTGAACACTCCCTCCGCCATTGCGGATTACCAGGAAGGTCGCTTCATTACGGTACAGTTTGGCAGTAATGGCCCACAGGCCAACACCAACAATGCAAACGTGCGCACACTGCAGGGCTTGTACCCCATAGGTGGCCGCTATGACAACGGAGCCGGTTTGGCCGCTGGTGCTACGGGTGCCTCAGCCAGAGGCAACGTACCGCAGCGCTTTATCACCTTCTTCGCGCGTAAGTTCATCGAGGCAGAGTTGCAGTTGATGGTGTTGGGTAACCAAGCTGCTGCCCGAACGGCCTTTAGCGACGCGGTAACGGCTTCATTTAACAAAATCAACTCTATCATCACGACGACCAACCCCCAGGATGCGGCGCAGTCCTATACTGTACCTCAAATTCCGGCGGCTACCATCACTGCTTACGTTACGGCGGCGCTGGCTCGGTACGATGCGGCGGTTGGGGATGAGGCTAAGCTCAACGTCATCATGACGGAGAAGTACATTGCCAACTATGGCACGGGCACTGATGTGTACACCGATTACCGGCGTACGGGCTACCCACGCATTCCGTATTCAGACCTGCCTGCGTACCCAGGCACTGTGCAGACGGGGGCTTTTCCGGTTCGGCTCACGTATCGTAATAACGACCTGCTCACGAACCAGAATGCTCCTGCGCAGCCAAACGTAACCACAGACAAAGTTTTCTGGGATAGATAA